The Triticum aestivum cultivar Chinese Spring chromosome 7B, IWGSC CS RefSeq v2.1, whole genome shotgun sequence genome window below encodes:
- the LOC123162239 gene encoding receptor kinase-like protein Xa21, producing MSPQALGTLSSSLPLVLVLCSLVYASSLDAIAPQNDSNTDLHALRCLKLHLTTSAGLLASWKNDSLQFCSWSGVTCSKRHASRVIALDLESLDLDGQIPPCIGNLTFLTKIHIPNNQLTGQIPPELGQLNRLRYLNLSTNNFTGTIPSTLSSCFHLQIIDLGSNSLDGVIPPSLSQCSDMEQLSLGHNKLSGGIPEGLGMLRNLAVLRLATNSLTGSIPRSLGSSSSLHSVVLTNNSLTGPIPTLLANSSSLQLLALSNNHLSGEIPPALFNSTSLQKLLLGTNSFAGSIPALLNIDSPLQYLILQSNNLSGTIPSSIGNFSSLRWLLLGDNNFQGNIPMSIDEIRNLEILDITYNFLTGSVPASLYNMSALTYLGMATNNLVGELPYNIGYTLPSIQTLIMQGNQFQGQIPTSLANTTNLQVINLRNNAFCGSIPSFGTLPSLVDLNLGKNQLEAGDWSFLSSLTNCTQLVNLRLDANTLQGVLPSAVAGLSKSIEVLLLRSNKISGTIPHEIEHLTGLKLLYMERNFLTGNLPESLGNLPNLFVLSLSQNNFSGQIPLSVGNLSQLSELYLQENNLSGPIPGALGDCKSLHVLNLSCNSFDGSIPKELFTLSTLSEGLDLSHNQLSGEIPMEIGSLINLGPLNISNNQLSGQIPSTLGQCVQLESLHMEGNLLHGRIPQTFVNLRGITVMDLSQNNLTGEIPEFLKLFKSMKLLNLSFNNLEGSVPADGIFQNGSNVFIQGNKKLCASTPLLQLPLCNAETSKQRHTSNILKIVGFTALFLVLVSCFGVIIWKKRKKVTQAAHPSFEELPKFTYADLLKATNGFSLANLVGSGKYGSVYKGRIESEVHEVAIKVFKLDQLGATKSFLDECEALRNTRHRNLVRVITVCSTSDPTGNEFKALVLEYKVNGDLESWLYPTFHEHHLRRPLSLYSRIAIAVDIAAALDYLHNNCMPPMVHCDLKPSNVLLNDVMGACVGDFGLAKFLHNYSYSSIGGSTSLVGPRGSVGYIAPEYGFGSKISTEGDVYSFGVIILEMLTGKRPTDEIFKDGLSLYKFVEKSFPEKIGEILDPGITPYYGDQDEEAGGTLDQENHHQMAGIMRCIIELVKIGLLCAAEVPKDRPAMQDVYIEVIAIKEAFSALQG from the exons ATGTCTCCTCAGGCTCTGGGCACTCTCAGTTCCTCACTTCCCCTGGTCCTTGTCCTCTGCTCCCTTGTTTATGCATCTTCATTAGATGCTATAGCACCCCAAAATGATTCTAACACCGACCTCCATGCTCTCCGCTGCCTTAAACTCCATCTCACGACCTCTGCTGGACTCCTGGCCTCATGGAAAAATGACTCGTTGCAGTTCTGCAGTTGGTCCGGTGTTACTTGCAGCAAGAGACACGCATCTCGTGTCATTGCACTGGACCTCGAGTCACTTGACCTCGATGGACAGATACCACCATGTATTGGCAATCTCACTTTCCTCACAAAAATCCACATCCCCAACAATCAACTTACTGGCCAAATCCCACCTGAACTTGGGCAACTAAATAGACTGCGGTACCTTAACCTCAGCACAAACAATTTTACTGGCACGATCCCAAGCACTCTGTCTTCATGCTTTCACCTTCAAATTATTGATCTTGGGAGCAACTCCCTTGATGGTGTGATTCCCCCAAGCCTGAGCCAATGCTCCGATATGGAGCAGCTCAGTTTGGGTCACAACAAGCTAAGTGGAGGTATCCCAGAAGGGTTGGGGATGCTCCGAAACCTTGCAGTTTTACGTCTTGCTACAAATAGTCTGACGGGCAGCATTCCACGTTCACTTGGAAGCAGCTCTTCTCTTCACTCTGTTGTTCTCACGAACAATAGCCTCACAGGACCTATCCCGACTCTCCTAGCTAATAGTTCATCACTTCAACTTTTGGCCTTATCAAACAATCACCTGAGTGGAGAGATTCCTCCTGCACTGTTTAACAGTACATCACTTCAAAAGTTATTACTGGGAACAAACAGCTTTGCTGGGTCCATACCAGCCTTGTTGAACATTGACTCACCCTTGCAGTATCTTATCTTGCAATCAAATAATCTTTCTGGCACCATACCTTCCTCTATAGGGAACTTTTCCTCCCTTCGCTGGCTCTTGCTTGGAGATAATAATTTCCAGGGTAACATCCCCATGAGTATAGATGAAATTCGAAACCTGGAAATACTAGACATCACTTATAACTTTTTGACAGGGAGTGTCCCAGCCTCTCTTTACAACATGTCAGCACTCACATACCTTGGCATGGCTACAAATAATCTTGTAGGGGAGCTTCCATACAACATCGGATACACTCTTCCAAGCATCCAAACTTTGATTATGCAAGGAAACCAGTTCCAAGGCCAAATCCCCACTTCACTAGCAAACACAACCAATCTCCAGGTGATCAACCTCCGCAATAATGCATTCTGTGGCAGCATTCCATCTTTTGGGACTTTACCCAGCCTAGTTGATCTGAATCTAGGCAAGAATCAACTTGAAGCAGGAGACTGGTCTTTCCTATCCTCGTTGACAAATTGCACACAACTGGTGAACTTACGCTTGGATGCAAACACCCTTCAAGGAGTCTTGCCGAGTGCCGTTGCAGGCCTTTCAAAGAGCATAGAGGTACTGTTACTAAGATCAAATAAAATTTCTGGCACCATACCACATGAGATAGAGCACCTCACAGGCCTCAAGCTTCTTTACATGGAACGGAATTTTCTTACCGGGAATCTTCCTGAATCACTTGGAAATCTTCCCAACTTGTTTGTCTTAAGCTTGTCCCAAAACAATTTTTCCGGACAGATCCCACTCTCAGTTGGTAATTTGAGTCAATTGAGTGAGCTTTATTTACAAGAAAACAACTTGAGTGGCCCAATTCCAGGAGCTTTAGGAGACTGCAAAAGTTTGCACGTATTGAACCTTTCTTGTAACAGCTTCGACGGTAGCATACCAAAGGAGCTCTTTACTCTTTCCACCCTTTCCGAAGGTTTGGACTTGTCTCACAACCAACTCTCTGGAGAAATACCAATGGAGATTGGCAGCTTGATCAATCTCGGTCCACTGAATATTTCCAATAACCAACTGTCTGGTCAAATACCCTCTACTCTGGGTCAGTGCGTCCAATTGGAGTCGCTCCACATGGAGGGCAACCTTCTTCATGGAAGAATCCCTCAGACTTTCGTGAATTTGAGAGGCATCACTGTGATGGACCTATCTCAGAACAACTTAACAGGTGAAATCCCTGAATTCTTGAAGCTCTTCAAGTCTATGAAGCTTCTCAATTTGTCCTTCAACAACCTCGAAGGATCAGTACCTGCAGATGGAATATTTCAGAATGGAAGCAATGTGTTCATTCAAGGAAACAAGAAGCTATGTGCCAGCACCCCATTGCTACAGTTGCCACTTTGCAATGCAGAGACATCCAAACAAAGGCACACCTCCAACATCTTAAAGATAGTAGGATTTACTGCTCTTTTTTTGGTCCTGGTATCATGCTTCGGAGTAATTATttggaaaaagagaaagaaagtcaCACAAGCAGCTCATCCATCCTTTGAAGAGTTACCGAAGTTTACATATGCTGATTTATTGAAAGCAACAAATGGTTTCTCTTTAGCCAACTTGGTTGGTTCAGGAAAATATGGGTCCGTGTACAAAGGTAGAATTGAGtccgaagtacatgaagttgctaTCAAAGTTTTCAAACTTGATCAACTTGGAGCAACAAAGAGCTTCCTCGATGAGTGTGAGGCCCTGAGAAACACTCGTCATCGTAATCTTGTACGGGTGATCACTGTATGCTCAACAAGTGATCCAACAGGAAATGAGTTCAAAGCTCTTGTTCTTGAATATAAGGTAAATGGCGACCTCGAAAGTTGGCTCTATCCAACATTCCACGAGCATCACCTGAGAAGGCCATTGAGTTTATATTCAAGAATAGCAATAGCAGTGGACATAGCGGCTGCTTTGGATTACCTTCATAACAACTGCATGCCTCCTATGGTCCATTGTGATCTGAAGCCCAGCAATGTCCTTCTAAATGATGTCATGGGCGCATGTGTTGGTGACTTTGGATTGGCTAAGTTCCTACACAATTATTCTTATTCGAGCATTGGTGGTTCTACAAGCTTAGTGGGACCAAGAGGATCAGTTGGATACATTGCACCAG AATATGGCTTTGGGAGCAAAATCTCCACTGAGGGTGATGTCTACAGTTTTGGAGTCATCATCTTAGAAATGCTCACAGGAAAGCGCCCAACTGATGAGATATTTAAAGATGGTCTGAGCCTTTACAAATTTGTCGAAAAATCATTTCCAGAAAAGATTGGCGAGATTCTAGATCCTGGAATCACTCCGTATTACGGGGACCAAGATGAAGAGGCAGGAGGTACTTTAGACCAAGAAAACCATCATCAAATGGCTGGAATAATGAGGTGCATCATCGAGCTCGTTAAGATTGGCCTCCTGTGCGCCGCCGAGGTACCTAAAGATCGTCCTGCAATGCAGGACGTTTACATTGAGGTCATCGCAATCAAAGAAGCATTCTCAGCACTGCAGGGTTGA